The following are from one region of the Streptomyces tuirus genome:
- a CDS encoding serine/threonine-protein kinase, which translates to MSNDGGGTDDARGRLVGGRYRLIERIGSGGTGTVWRAHDERAQCEVAVRQPRLPGGPDGEAHRRAAHRLHREARAAARVDHPAAVTIHDVVVEAEQRDERPGPVGPDELDATETLDGLPWIVMELVPGESLREALRRGPVDVREAARIGLAVLGALRAAHSVGIVHRDVKPAHVLLGPHGRVVVTDFGIAHVQGEGSRTAGGESAGDSLEFVAPERVSGRIAGPASDLWSLGALLYTAVEGSSPFLRVTPEATLAAVLAAEPPEPTRAGPLGPLIARLLGPDPEQRPAAEEVAKDLEAAAGPVPDPTPAPAPAPAPALTPTPAVRPQPTEPIRTPDDSVSAGQPDPIPATAPSQHPAPALAAQDGPSPAAQDSPPPAPPAPRQSLLRPGPLALLSALLAGGIGAVTQLAQPGSAESAGRAAGVADAWVPHHEPDMAAVLHLPPHYRPLGRTGSATDQPRTVLYADERTGTIQVRLLSWDSAPSIPMDQAGKAHGAPGETRYTRTTVQGREAALADTTYLRGDTPRRVMRLIARTGDDRMYELRVDMPRGTPEEEEGTSVFEGARARLGGAPGS; encoded by the coding sequence GGTTGCCGGGCGGTCCGGACGGCGAGGCCCATCGGCGGGCGGCCCACCGGCTCCACCGCGAGGCCCGGGCCGCGGCCCGTGTCGACCACCCCGCCGCCGTCACCATCCACGACGTGGTCGTCGAGGCCGAGCAGCGGGACGAACGACCCGGCCCCGTGGGCCCCGACGAACTCGACGCGACCGAGACGCTCGACGGGCTGCCGTGGATCGTCATGGAGCTGGTGCCCGGCGAGTCCCTGCGCGAGGCGCTCCGCCGCGGCCCGGTCGACGTGCGCGAAGCCGCCCGGATCGGTCTCGCCGTGCTCGGTGCCCTGCGCGCCGCGCACTCCGTCGGCATCGTGCACCGGGACGTGAAGCCCGCCCATGTGCTGCTCGGCCCGCACGGGCGGGTGGTCGTCACCGACTTCGGCATCGCCCATGTCCAGGGCGAGGGCTCCCGCACGGCGGGCGGGGAGTCGGCCGGGGACTCGCTGGAGTTCGTCGCGCCCGAGCGGGTGTCCGGCCGCATCGCGGGGCCCGCGTCCGACCTGTGGTCGCTGGGTGCCCTGCTGTACACGGCCGTCGAGGGCTCGTCCCCGTTCCTGCGGGTCACGCCGGAGGCCACGCTAGCCGCGGTCCTCGCCGCCGAGCCGCCCGAACCGACGCGGGCCGGCCCCCTCGGGCCGCTGATCGCCCGACTGCTGGGCCCGGACCCCGAACAGCGGCCGGCCGCCGAGGAGGTCGCGAAGGACCTGGAGGCGGCGGCGGGTCCGGTACCGGACCCGACACCGGCACCAGCACCGGCACCGGCACCGGCATTGACACCGACGCCGGCCGTGCGGCCGCAGCCGACCGAACCCATACGCACCCCGGACGACTCGGTATCCGCCGGTCAGCCCGACCCGATACCCGCCACCGCGCCCTCGCAACACCCCGCCCCCGCGCTCGCAGCCCAGGACGGTCCCTCGCCCGCCGCCCAGGACAGCCCCCCGCCCGCCCCGCCCGCCCCTCGCCAGAGCCTCCTCCGCCCCGGCCCCCTCGCCCTCCTTTCCGCGTTGCTCGCCGGGGGCATAGGGGCCGTCACCCAACTCGCGCAGCCCGGCAGCGCGGAGAGCGCCGGGCGGGCCGCCGGCGTGGCCGACGCCTGGGTTCCGCACCACGAGCCGGACATGGCCGCCGTACTCCACCTCCCGCCCCACTACCGCCCGCTCGGCCGGACGGGCAGCGCGACCGACCAGCCCCGCACCGTGCTCTACGCCGACGAACGGACCGGCACGATCCAGGTCCGTCTCCTCTCCTGGGACAGCGCCCCGTCCATCCCGATGGACCAGGCCGGGAAGGCGCACGGCGCCCCAGGGGAAACGCGCTACACCCGCACCACCGTCCAGGGCCGGGAAGCCGCCCTCGCCGACACCACGTACCTCCGGGGCGACACCCCGAGGCGGGTCATGCGGCTGATCGCCCGCACCGGCGACGACCGCATGTACGAACTGCGCGTCGACATGCCCAGGGGCACGCCGGAGGAGGAGGAAGGCACCTCGGTGTTCGAGGGGGCCCGGGCGCGGCTCGGCGGCGCCCCGGGATCGTGA
- a CDS encoding succinic semialdehyde dehydrogenase, translating to MTDAQAAEKTAETGTAQTGTNPLAPAPEGARTAADVVTPELVAQLTKGVAGSGRTANHTPFTGEKLADLPESTPEDVAKAFEAARAAQRVWAQTPVRQRAAVLLRFHDLVLERQAEVLDLIQLETGKARLHAHEEVQAVAVAARHYGRKAPAYLRPKRHAGAMPTLTKVTELRHPRGVVGQIAPWNYPLELSVGDALPAFVAGNAVVMKPDTETCLTALWARDLLIEAGLPAEVFQIVLGDGPVVGPEVVRHADYVSFTGSTRTGREVAQGAAARLVGVSLELGGKNAMLVLEDADLEKAAAGAVRACFSSAGQLCISIERLYVHESIADAFLERFAARTKAMRLGTSLAYGADMGSLVGERQLETVTRHVEEAVAKGAKVVAGGVARPDIGPYFFEPTILDGVVTDMSVCGEETFGPVVSVYRFTDEDEVIERANATAYGLNSSVWTKNGRRGQEVAARLRTGTVNINDGYAPAYGSVQSPMGGMKDSGLGRRHGSEGILKYTEAQTVAHQRVLPMAPSLGMDDEKYAQFMSRSLRLMKAFRFR from the coding sequence ATGACGGACGCGCAGGCCGCCGAGAAGACGGCAGAGACCGGCACGGCACAGACCGGCACGAACCCCCTCGCCCCCGCCCCGGAGGGCGCCCGCACCGCCGCGGACGTGGTCACGCCCGAGCTGGTCGCCCAGCTCACCAAGGGCGTCGCCGGCTCCGGCCGGACCGCCAACCACACGCCGTTCACCGGCGAGAAGCTGGCCGACCTCCCCGAGTCGACGCCCGAGGACGTGGCGAAGGCCTTCGAGGCGGCCCGGGCCGCGCAGCGCGTGTGGGCGCAGACCCCCGTACGGCAGCGCGCCGCCGTCCTGCTCCGCTTCCACGACCTGGTGCTGGAGCGTCAGGCCGAGGTGCTCGACCTCATCCAGCTGGAGACCGGCAAGGCCCGGCTGCACGCCCACGAGGAGGTCCAGGCCGTCGCGGTCGCCGCCCGGCACTACGGCCGCAAGGCCCCCGCCTACCTCCGGCCCAAGCGGCACGCCGGCGCCATGCCGACCCTGACGAAGGTCACCGAACTGCGCCACCCGCGCGGTGTCGTCGGCCAGATCGCCCCCTGGAACTACCCCCTGGAGCTGTCGGTCGGCGACGCGCTCCCGGCCTTCGTCGCGGGCAACGCCGTCGTCATGAAGCCGGACACGGAGACCTGCCTGACCGCCCTGTGGGCCCGTGACCTGCTGATCGAGGCCGGCCTGCCCGCCGAGGTCTTCCAGATCGTCCTCGGCGACGGCCCGGTCGTCGGCCCCGAGGTCGTCCGGCACGCCGACTACGTCTCCTTCACCGGCTCCACCCGCACCGGCCGCGAGGTCGCCCAGGGCGCGGCGGCCCGGCTGGTGGGCGTCTCCCTCGAACTCGGCGGCAAGAACGCCATGCTGGTCCTGGAGGACGCCGACCTCGAGAAGGCCGCGGCCGGCGCCGTCCGCGCCTGTTTCTCCTCCGCCGGCCAGCTCTGCATCTCCATCGAGCGGCTCTACGTCCACGAGTCGATCGCGGACGCCTTCCTGGAGCGCTTCGCCGCCCGCACGAAGGCCATGCGCCTCGGCACGTCCCTGGCGTACGGCGCCGACATGGGTTCCCTGGTCGGCGAGCGCCAGCTCGAGACGGTCACGCGGCACGTGGAGGAGGCCGTCGCCAAGGGCGCGAAGGTCGTCGCGGGCGGTGTGGCACGCCCCGACATCGGCCCGTACTTCTTCGAGCCCACGATCCTCGACGGGGTCGTCACGGACATGTCCGTCTGCGGCGAGGAGACCTTCGGCCCGGTCGTGTCGGTCTACCGCTTCACCGACGAGGACGAGGTCATAGAGCGCGCCAACGCCACGGCGTACGGCCTGAACTCCTCGGTCTGGACGAAGAACGGCCGCCGCGGCCAGGAGGTCGCCGCCCGCCTGCGCACCGGCACGGTCAACATCAACGACGGTTACGCCCCCGCCTACGGCAGCGTCCAGTCCCCGATGGGCGGCATGAAGGACTCCGGCCTCGGCCGCCGCCACGGCTCCGAGGGCATCCTCAAGTACACCGAGGCCCAGACGGTCGCCCATCAGCGCGTGCTCCCCATGGCCCCCTCGCTGGGCATGGACGACGAGAAGTACGCCCAGTTCATGAGCAGGAGCCTGCGCCTGATGAAGGCGTTCCGGTTCCGGTAG
- a CDS encoding GMC family oxidoreductase N-terminal domain-containing protein, translating to MPQDAYDYDVIVVGSGFGGSVTALRLTEKGYKVGVLEAGRRFTRETLPKNSWDLKKYLWAPKLGMYGIQRIHLLGNVMVLAGAGVGGGSLNYANTLYVPPKPFFEDPQWRDITDWQEELAPYYDQARRMLGVRLNPTMTPSDVHLKAAAERMGCGDSFHMAPVGVFFGDGEDADGSAKAKPGQEVPDPYFGGAGPSRKACAECGECMTGCRHGAKNTLNENYLYLAEKAGAVVHPMTTVVSVTDDSRGGYAVATQPTDGRGKNKGRTYTAQRVVLAAGTYGTQTLLHRMKAGGLLPHLSDRLGELTRTNSEALVGAQTDDRRYRKAHGAPKADFTRGVAITSSIHPDENTHIEPVRYGKGSNSMGGLSILQVPYAGTNSGTSRVLGFLANAVKHPVLVLRSLSNRRWSERTIIGLVMQSLDNSLTTYVKPSGVGRGLLTARQGHGAPNPKQIKAATEGASALAAEINGFAGSNVGELMGTPLTAHFLGGCPIGDSRESGVIDPYHRLYGHPGISVVDGAAVSANLGVNPSLTITAQAERAMSYWPNKGEEDPRPQQGTYERLQPVEPKSPAVPAEAFGALRLPFLGMPAVPPKPKG from the coding sequence GTGCCACAGGACGCTTACGACTACGACGTCATCGTCGTGGGTTCCGGCTTCGGCGGCTCGGTGACCGCCCTGCGCCTCACTGAAAAGGGATACAAGGTCGGCGTCCTGGAGGCCGGCCGCCGCTTCACCCGCGAGACCCTCCCGAAGAACTCCTGGGACCTCAAGAAGTACCTCTGGGCCCCGAAGCTCGGCATGTACGGCATCCAGCGCATCCATCTGCTGGGCAACGTCATGGTGCTGGCCGGCGCGGGCGTCGGCGGCGGCTCCCTGAACTACGCCAACACCCTCTACGTCCCGCCGAAGCCGTTCTTCGAGGACCCCCAGTGGCGTGACATCACCGACTGGCAGGAGGAGCTGGCGCCGTACTACGACCAGGCCCGGCGCATGCTGGGCGTACGGCTCAACCCGACCATGACCCCCTCCGACGTCCATCTGAAGGCGGCGGCGGAGCGCATGGGCTGCGGCGACTCCTTCCACATGGCCCCGGTCGGCGTCTTCTTCGGCGACGGCGAGGACGCCGACGGCTCGGCGAAGGCCAAGCCGGGCCAGGAGGTGCCCGACCCGTACTTCGGCGGTGCGGGCCCCTCCCGCAAGGCCTGCGCGGAGTGCGGCGAGTGCATGACCGGCTGCCGCCACGGCGCGAAGAACACCCTCAACGAGAACTACCTGTACCTCGCCGAGAAGGCCGGCGCGGTCGTCCACCCCATGACCACGGTCGTGTCGGTCACCGACGACTCCCGTGGTGGCTACGCCGTCGCCACCCAGCCCACCGACGGCCGCGGCAAGAACAAGGGCCGCACCTACACGGCCCAGCGGGTGGTCCTCGCCGCCGGCACCTACGGCACCCAGACCCTGCTGCACCGCATGAAGGCGGGCGGCCTGCTGCCGCACCTCTCGGACAGGCTGGGCGAGCTGACCCGCACCAACTCCGAGGCCCTGGTCGGCGCCCAGACCGACGACCGGCGCTACCGCAAGGCGCACGGCGCGCCCAAGGCCGACTTCACCCGGGGCGTGGCCATCACGTCCTCCATCCACCCCGACGAAAACACCCACATCGAGCCGGTCCGCTACGGCAAGGGCTCCAACTCGATGGGCGGCCTGTCCATCCTTCAGGTGCCGTACGCGGGGACGAACTCGGGCACCTCGCGGGTCCTGGGCTTCCTCGCCAACGCGGTGAAGCACCCGGTGCTGGTGCTGCGCTCCCTGTCGAACCGCCGCTGGTCGGAGCGGACCATCATCGGCCTGGTGATGCAGTCGCTGGACAACTCCCTGACGACCTACGTGAAACCGTCGGGTGTCGGCCGCGGCCTGCTCACCGCCCGCCAGGGCCACGGCGCCCCCAACCCCAAGCAGATCAAGGCCGCCACGGAGGGGGCGTCGGCACTCGCCGCCGAGATCAACGGCTTCGCCGGCTCCAACGTCGGCGAGTTGATGGGCACCCCGCTCACCGCCCACTTCCTGGGCGGCTGTCCGATCGGAGACTCCCGCGAGTCCGGCGTGATCGACCCGTACCACCGCCTCTACGGCCACCCCGGCATCTCGGTCGTCGACGGCGCCGCGGTCTCCGCCAACCTGGGCGTCAACCCGTCCCTCACCATCACGGCCCAGGCCGAGCGGGCGATGTCGTACTGGCCCAACAAGGGAGAGGAGGACCCGCGCCCGCAGCAGGGCACCTACGAGCGTCTCCAGCCCGTCGAGCCCAAGTCCCCGGCGGTCCCGGCGGAGGCGTTCGGCGCGCTGCGGCTGCCGTTCCTCGGAATGCCGGCCGTGCCGCCGAAGCCCAAGGGCTGA
- a CDS encoding LAETG motif-containing sortase-dependent surface protein produces the protein MKLRRAMAAAAATAVIAPVALLAAPAAYATDETTPTPSTSVSESAPETSASPSATESTPAETTPSPSVSASESAPEATASTSASASTSASASASASVTPSEPSDGDDEEPSDCEEANISVGLSGFPEKIVAGSGWKTFKFNVKNTSTTDIESLQVMATAFSLGDLESEEDQLFDKYAHFEYRNPSTGKWTNDFADTGFNNGFFFGEFPLDAGQKVSIDLRVKIDAGAPVGDSLAIAAGGYDTSDGDCFENGDVYPFQILKAGSEPGDVDDSKPSGQKPPKDIRPQGEAKPIEVEGNLAETGSSSALPMISLVGGAAVVAGAGAIFVVRRRKAGVQA, from the coding sequence ATGAAGCTTCGCCGCGCCATGGCAGCAGCGGCCGCTACGGCGGTCATAGCCCCGGTGGCACTGCTCGCGGCACCGGCCGCGTACGCGACCGACGAAACGACGCCCACGCCGAGCACGTCGGTGAGCGAGTCCGCTCCCGAGACGTCGGCCTCGCCGTCCGCGACCGAGTCCACGCCCGCCGAGACGACGCCGAGCCCGAGCGTGTCCGCGAGCGAGTCCGCTCCCGAGGCCACCGCGTCCACGTCGGCCAGTGCGTCGACATCCGCCAGCGCTTCGGCGTCGGCCTCCGTCACTCCGAGCGAGCCCTCCGACGGTGACGACGAGGAACCCTCGGACTGCGAGGAGGCGAACATCTCCGTGGGCCTGTCCGGCTTCCCGGAGAAGATCGTCGCAGGCAGCGGCTGGAAGACGTTCAAGTTCAACGTCAAGAACACCAGCACGACGGACATCGAGTCCCTGCAGGTCATGGCCACCGCGTTCTCCCTCGGGGACCTGGAGTCCGAGGAGGACCAGCTCTTCGACAAGTACGCGCACTTCGAGTACCGCAACCCGAGCACGGGCAAGTGGACCAACGACTTCGCGGACACGGGCTTCAACAACGGGTTCTTCTTCGGTGAGTTCCCGCTCGACGCCGGCCAGAAGGTCAGCATCGACCTGCGCGTGAAGATCGACGCCGGCGCGCCCGTGGGCGACAGCCTGGCGATCGCCGCCGGTGGCTACGACACGAGCGACGGCGACTGCTTCGAGAACGGCGACGTCTACCCGTTCCAGATCCTCAAGGCGGGCTCGGAGCCGGGCGACGTGGACGACTCCAAGCCGTCGGGCCAGAAGCCGCCGAAGGACATCAGGCCTCAGGGCGAGGCCAAGCCGATCGAGGTCGAGGGCAACCTCGCCGAGACCGGCTCCAGTTCTGCCCTGCCGATGATCAGCCTCGTCGGTGGTGCCGCGGTCGTCGCCGGTGCCGGTGCGATCTTCGTGGTCCGTCGCCGCAAGGCCGGCGTCCAGGCCTAA
- a CDS encoding chorismate mutase, protein MTTIDVTGARTPEAADVISGARERIDALDDRIIGLIQERVAVSAVIQEARIASGGRRVNLSREMDVLGHYREALGKPGTALAMTLLELCRGKI, encoded by the coding sequence GTGACCACCATCGACGTGACCGGCGCCCGTACTCCCGAGGCCGCCGACGTGATCAGCGGCGCGCGCGAGCGGATCGACGCGCTCGACGACCGGATCATCGGCCTGATCCAGGAACGGGTGGCCGTGTCCGCCGTCATCCAGGAGGCGCGGATCGCCTCCGGCGGCCGGCGTGTGAACCTCTCCCGCGAGATGGACGTCCTCGGCCACTACAGGGAGGCGCTGGGCAAGCCGGGCACCGCGCTCGCGATGACCCTGCTGGAGCTGTGCCGCGGCAAGATCTGA
- the guaA gene encoding glutamine-hydrolyzing GMP synthase — translation MSSATPAATAADTVLVVDFGAQYAQLIARRVREARVYSEIVPSTMPVREMLAKNPAAIILSGGPSSVYAEGAPSLDREIFEAGVPVFGMCYGFQLMASALGGTVDNTGAREYGRTDLHVSKVSSTLFEGTPAEQPVWMSHGDACSAAPEGFTVTASTDVVPVAAFENDEKKLYGVQYHPEVMHSTHGQQVLEHFLYRGAGLTPDWTTGNVIEEQVAAIREQVGDRRAICGLSGGVDSAVAAALVQKAIGSQLTCVYVDHGLMRKGETEQVEKDFVAATGVQLKVVDAEERFLKALAGVSDPEEKRKIIGREFIRVFEQAQAEIIADEGPAVEFLVQGTLYPDVVESGGGTGTANIKSHHNVGGLPEDLEFQLIEPLRKLFKDEVRMVGQELGLPEEIVQRQPFPGPGLGIRIVGEVTKERLDLLREADAIAREELTAAGLDRDIWQCPVVLLADVRSVGVQGDGRTYGHPIVLRPVSSEDAMTADWSRLPYEVLARISTRITNEVKDVNRVVLDVTSKPPGTIEWE, via the coding sequence GTGTCATCAGCGACTCCCGCTGCCACCGCCGCCGACACCGTCCTGGTCGTCGACTTCGGCGCGCAGTACGCCCAGCTCATCGCCCGTCGTGTCCGCGAGGCGCGGGTCTACAGCGAGATCGTGCCGAGCACCATGCCGGTCCGGGAGATGCTCGCCAAGAACCCCGCGGCGATCATCCTCTCCGGCGGCCCCTCGTCGGTCTACGCGGAGGGCGCGCCCAGCCTGGACCGCGAGATCTTCGAGGCGGGCGTCCCCGTCTTCGGCATGTGCTACGGCTTCCAGCTGATGGCCAGCGCCCTCGGCGGCACCGTCGACAACACCGGCGCCCGCGAGTACGGCCGCACCGACCTGCACGTCTCCAAGGTGTCCTCCACCCTCTTCGAGGGCACCCCCGCCGAGCAGCCCGTCTGGATGTCGCACGGCGACGCCTGCTCCGCCGCCCCCGAGGGCTTCACCGTCACGGCCTCCACGGACGTCGTGCCGGTCGCCGCCTTCGAGAACGACGAGAAGAAGCTCTACGGCGTCCAGTACCACCCCGAGGTGATGCACTCCACGCACGGGCAGCAGGTGCTGGAGCACTTCCTGTACCGGGGCGCGGGGCTCACGCCGGACTGGACGACCGGCAACGTCATCGAGGAGCAGGTCGCCGCGATCCGCGAGCAGGTCGGTGACCGGCGCGCCATCTGCGGCCTGTCCGGCGGCGTGGACTCCGCTGTCGCCGCGGCCCTCGTCCAGAAGGCCATCGGCTCCCAGCTGACCTGCGTCTACGTCGACCACGGCCTGATGCGCAAGGGCGAGACCGAGCAGGTCGAGAAGGACTTCGTGGCCGCGACCGGCGTGCAGCTGAAGGTCGTGGACGCCGAGGAGCGGTTCCTCAAGGCGCTGGCCGGGGTCTCCGACCCCGAGGAGAAGCGGAAGATCATCGGCCGCGAGTTCATCCGCGTCTTCGAGCAGGCCCAGGCCGAGATCATCGCGGACGAGGGCCCGGCCGTGGAGTTCCTCGTGCAGGGCACGCTCTACCCGGACGTCGTCGAGTCCGGCGGCGGCACCGGCACGGCCAACATCAAGTCCCACCACAACGTGGGCGGCCTGCCCGAGGACCTCGAGTTCCAGCTGATCGAGCCGCTGCGCAAGCTCTTCAAGGACGAGGTCCGCATGGTCGGCCAGGAGCTCGGCCTGCCGGAGGAGATCGTCCAGCGCCAGCCGTTCCCCGGCCCGGGCCTCGGCATCCGGATCGTCGGCGAGGTCACCAAGGAGCGCCTGGACCTGCTGCGCGAGGCCGACGCCATCGCCCGCGAGGAGCTGACGGCGGCCGGCCTCGACCGCGACATCTGGCAGTGCCCGGTGGTGCTGCTCGCCGACGTCCGCAGCGTCGGCGTCCAGGGCGACGGCCGCACCTACGGCCACCCCATCGTCCTGCGCCCCGTCTCGTCCGAGGACGCCATGACGGCCGACTGGTCGCGCCTGCCGTACGAGGTCCTCGCCCGGATCTCCACGCGGATCACCAACGAGGTGAAGGACGTCAACCGTGTCGTCCTCGACGTGACCTCGAAGCCGCCGGGCACCATCGAGTGGGAGTGA
- a CDS encoding pyridoxamine 5'-phosphate oxidase family protein, which yields MTANWAVFVTAEPDLAGLVEKRFGAYTHHVLATLRKDGSPRTSGLEVRFLNGELWLGMMPDSVKAHDLRRDPRFALQANPGEGTGMGGGDVRISGRAIEVDDVATKAGYVEEVEPPEPFHLFRTELTEVVRTCIEDDTYLVVQIWTPGTPLRTIKRT from the coding sequence ATGACTGCGAACTGGGCGGTTTTCGTCACCGCCGAACCGGACCTGGCCGGCCTTGTCGAGAAGCGTTTCGGCGCCTACACCCACCACGTCCTCGCCACCCTCCGCAAGGACGGTTCGCCCCGCACCAGCGGCCTGGAGGTGCGGTTCCTCAACGGCGAACTGTGGCTCGGCATGATGCCGGACTCGGTCAAGGCCCACGACCTGCGCCGCGACCCGCGCTTCGCGCTCCAGGCGAACCCGGGGGAGGGCACGGGCATGGGCGGCGGCGACGTCCGGATCAGCGGCCGGGCGATCGAGGTCGACGACGTGGCGACCAAGGCCGGATACGTCGAAGAGGTGGAACCGCCGGAGCCGTTCCACCTCTTCCGCACCGAGCTGACGGAGGTCGTGAGGACCTGCATCGAGGACGACACGTACCTCGTCGTCCAGATCTGGACGCCCGGCACTCCGCTGCGCACGATCAAGCGCACTTAG
- a CDS encoding class II aldolase/adducin family protein: MSGPTPPLPLPTDRLRFAMPPMHESLEDERRHRKERLAGALRIFGRLGFEDGVSGHITARDPEFTDCFWVNPFGMPFRHVTVSDLVLANQDGQVVEGGYHVNQAAFTVHAQVHAARPDVVAVAHCHSVHGRALAALGELLEPITQESCAFYEDHALYDAYTGVSVDAEEGRRIAAVLGSRKALVLRNHGLLTVGDSVDAAAWWFVSMERSCQVQLTAQAAGRPVRIDHRMAVATREQLGGDLVAWINYQPMWEDVSRSEPGLLS, encoded by the coding sequence ATGAGCGGGCCCACCCCGCCCCTGCCGCTGCCCACCGACCGGCTGCGGTTCGCCATGCCGCCGATGCACGAGTCGCTCGAGGACGAGCGCCGGCACCGCAAGGAACGGCTCGCCGGCGCCCTGAGGATCTTCGGCCGGCTCGGCTTCGAGGACGGCGTCTCCGGGCACATCACCGCCCGCGACCCGGAATTCACCGACTGCTTCTGGGTCAACCCGTTCGGGATGCCCTTCCGGCACGTCACCGTCAGCGACCTGGTGCTCGCCAACCAGGACGGCCAGGTCGTCGAGGGCGGCTACCACGTCAACCAGGCGGCCTTCACCGTGCACGCCCAGGTCCATGCCGCCCGGCCCGACGTGGTCGCCGTCGCCCACTGCCACTCGGTGCACGGCCGGGCGCTCGCGGCCCTCGGCGAACTGCTGGAGCCGATCACGCAGGAGAGCTGCGCCTTCTACGAGGACCACGCCCTCTACGACGCGTACACGGGCGTCTCCGTCGACGCGGAGGAGGGGCGGCGCATCGCGGCCGTCCTCGGCTCCCGCAAGGCGCTCGTGCTGCGCAACCACGGGCTGCTGACCGTCGGCGACTCGGTGGACGCGGCGGCCTGGTGGTTCGTGTCGATGGAGCGCTCCTGCCAGGTGCAGCTGACGGCGCAGGCGGCCGGGCGGCCGGTCCGGATCGATCACCGGATGGCCGTGGCGACACGGGAACAGCTGGGCGGCGACCTCGTGGCGTGGATCAACTATCAGCCGATGTGGGAGGACGTCAGCCGGAGTGAGCCGGGCCTGCTGAGCTGA
- a CDS encoding DUF4429 domain-containing protein produces MAEIIQRDGTWAFDGDTVRITPGLHRSVPLFRQTYGEIAVPLAAVSGIVLETERRRGRLRLRLREGADPLLQATCGRLPDAADPYRLTVDADRTGVAEYVAEEIRRALLLDRIAKEPAKAYLLPGPPVPVSVRTSDGTVSFDGTRLRIDWADTSERVKRATGPRIISMGDLVRVEWLPHTGHEDGSLRFVTRETEFSKLPPEKDPYALDLWGSARRDLLAALVAAAVTARLPHPSTRAASGNGELPFRSPVPPPASDHQDVLLRRLRELGRLHHDGVLTEEEFARTKAVVLRGF; encoded by the coding sequence ATGGCCGAGATCATCCAGCGGGACGGGACCTGGGCCTTCGACGGCGACACGGTCCGGATCACACCCGGTCTGCACCGCTCCGTTCCGCTGTTCCGGCAGACGTACGGGGAGATCGCCGTGCCGCTCGCGGCGGTCTCCGGCATCGTGCTGGAGACCGAACGCAGGCGTGGGCGGCTGCGGTTGCGGCTGCGTGAGGGCGCCGACCCCCTGCTCCAGGCGACCTGCGGGCGGCTGCCGGACGCGGCCGATCCCTACCGGCTGACGGTGGACGCCGACCGGACGGGGGTCGCCGAGTACGTCGCCGAGGAGATCCGCCGCGCGCTGCTGCTCGACCGGATCGCCAAGGAGCCCGCGAAGGCCTATCTGCTGCCCGGCCCGCCGGTTCCGGTCTCGGTGCGCACCTCGGACGGGACGGTCTCCTTCGACGGCACGCGGCTGCGGATCGACTGGGCCGACACCTCCGAGCGGGTCAAACGCGCCACCGGCCCGCGGATCATCAGCATGGGCGACCTCGTGCGGGTCGAGTGGTTGCCGCACACGGGCCACGAGGACGGTTCGCTGCGCTTCGTGACCCGTGAGACGGAGTTCTCGAAGCTGCCGCCGGAGAAGGACCCGTACGCCCTGGACCTGTGGGGCAGCGCCCGCCGGGATCTGCTCGCCGCGCTCGTCGCCGCGGCGGTCACGGCCCGGCTGCCGCACCCGTCCACGCGCGCCGCTTCCGGGAACGGCGAGCTCCCCTTCCGCTCGCCCGTGCCGCCCCCGGCCTCCGACCACCAGGACGTGCTCCTGCGCCGGCTGCGCGAGCTGGGCCGGCTCCACCACGACGGGGTGCTCACGGAGGAGGAGTTCGCGAGGACGAAGGCAGTGGTCCTGCGCGGCTTCTGA
- a CDS encoding DoxX family protein → MTHSMRTDTHSPHFGEGGGWRDNATRYALLPLRIFLGVTFIYAGLDKLTDSAFMKDSGAGSIGDMMRAVRDSSAIPALVDLSLKSPVGFGYAIAFGELAVGIGTLLGLFARLAALGGALISLSLWLTVSWASDPYYYGNDLAYLMAWTPLILAGAPVLSLDAALRSRRRQRSGGYR, encoded by the coding sequence ATGACTCACAGTATGCGAACGGACACGCACTCCCCGCACTTCGGCGAGGGAGGAGGCTGGCGGGACAACGCCACCCGCTACGCCCTGCTGCCGCTGCGCATCTTCCTGGGCGTCACCTTCATCTACGCCGGCCTGGACAAACTCACCGACAGCGCCTTCATGAAGGACTCCGGTGCCGGCTCGATCGGCGACATGATGCGTGCCGTACGCGACTCCTCCGCCATTCCCGCCCTGGTCGACCTGTCCCTCAAGAGCCCCGTCGGCTTCGGCTACGCCATCGCCTTCGGGGAACTGGCCGTCGGCATCGGGACCCTGCTGGGCCTGTTCGCCCGGCTGGCCGCGCTCGGCGGCGCGCTGATCTCCCTCAGCCTGTGGCTGACCGTGAGCTGGGCCTCCGACCCGTACTACTACGGCAACGACCTCGCCTACCTCATGGCCTGGACCCCCCTGATCCTGGCGGGCGCGCCCGTGCTGTCCCTCGACGCCGCGCTACGGTCCCGGCGACGTCAGCGGAGCGGCGGGTACCGGTAG